The sequence CCAATGCATTGGCATTGAACCTAAGGCGTTGCAGGACCAATACGATTGGCGTAATCATTCCTGAAATCGTTCATCATTTCTTTTCTTCTGTTATAAGCGGAATTGAGGATGTTGCCTACGACAGGGGGTACAATGTGATGGTTTGCCAGTCAAACGAAAGTTATGAACGCGAAAAGATAAATGCCCAGGCCTTATTGCTTAACCGCGTTGACGGTGTCCTGGTATCTGTTTCAAAGAATTCTTATAATTTTGATCATATCCGGGCTTTTGTAAACCAGGGCATCCCTTTGGTTTTTTTTGACAGGATTTGTCCGGAAATAATTGCAGATCGTGTTATTATTAATGATGAAGGCGGTGCTTTTATGGCTACCGAACATCTAATTTCATTGGGCTGTAAAAATATTGCCCATTTTTCTGCTCCTCAAAATTTGCTGATCGGTCAGGACAGATGTGCCGGTTATCAACGTGCCTTAAAACGCTATAATATTCCTTATAATCCTGACCTTATATTACATTGCGATACCAGTGAAGATGCTTTCGAGAAAACGGAGAAGTTTTTAAAAATTAATCCTTCTGTAGATGCTGTTTTTGCAGTCAATGACTCAACAGCCATTGCAGCCATGAAGGTGATTCAAAGAATGGGGAAGAAAGTGCCTAATGATATTGCTGTTATCGGTTTTGGTGATGGCCCCAATACGGAAATTGTTTCGCCTACGCTTTCTACCATAGAACAAAAAGGGACGGAAATGGGCACAGAAGCCATACGGTTACTTCTGAACCGTATAGAAAATGAGATCCCTGCAGACAGTTTTCAAACCAAAGTACTTACGCCCATCCTCATGAAAAGGGAATCGACCCTGACCAAGGTTGATCTTTCGCAAACGTTTGAAATCTGATTGTCTGATAGTTGTGGAAATTTATTTTTTAAAATCCTT is a genomic window of Bacteroidota bacterium containing:
- a CDS encoding LacI family DNA-binding transcriptional regulator gives rise to the protein MKIHQVTIKDIANILGISISTVSRALKNHPDISEETKNQVKELAVKLNYEPNALALNLRRCRTNTIGVIIPEIVHHFFSSVISGIEDVAYDRGYNVMVCQSNESYEREKINAQALLLNRVDGVLVSVSKNSYNFDHIRAFVNQGIPLVFFDRICPEIIADRVIINDEGGAFMATEHLISLGCKNIAHFSAPQNLLIGQDRCAGYQRALKRYNIPYNPDLILHCDTSEDAFEKTEKFLKINPSVDAVFAVNDSTAIAAMKVIQRMGKKVPNDIAVIGFGDGPNTEIVSPTLSTIEQKGTEMGTEAIRLLLNRIENEIPADSFQTKVLTPILMKRESTLTKVDLSQTFEI